From a single Candidatus Caldatribacterium sp. genomic region:
- a CDS encoding nucleotidyltransferase domain-containing protein: MTRIIGELVQQYHPERIILFGSLSRGEETEESDIDLLIIKRTGERRVNRRAEALRGIPRRVPLDVIVP, translated from the coding sequence CTGACGCGAATCATAGGGGAACTCGTGCAGCAGTACCACCCTGAGAGAATCATTCTCTTCGGTTCTCTGTCAAGAGGCGAGGAAACCGAAGAAAGCGATATTGATCTACTCATCATTAAAAGGACAGGGGAAAGGAGAGTAAACCGAAGGGCGGAGGCCCTGAGGGGGATTCCTCGCCGTGTTCCCCTTGACGTCATTGTGCC